The Ananas comosus cultivar F153 linkage group 20, ASM154086v1, whole genome shotgun sequence region ataaaaaataaaaaatcttaagTTCGAGAGTCGAATTTAGAATTGAGCAAGAAGCGAGAGTTCAACAGAGTTTGCACACATGAAAGAAACAAAGATAacggaaagaaaaagaaagactGTTGCTCAAGAAACTTTGCATGCTGATCATAAAGCGGATAAAACAGAATTTTGGCAAAGAAACCAAAAGAATATAAGAGTCAAAAGAAGACATTTAACATGTACaaaatgattgagctattttgTGGCATAGTTTTGTTGCTTCTTCAGGTATGAAACcatcaaaatgaaaaaaaaaaaaaaaaaaagaaaaaaaaaagggggatcAAAAGGCACCCAAAAATAATGGGATTTGGAATTCATCCGATTATCCAGTTAGGGCTTGTCTGGCAAAGCTGCAGGGGTGGTGCTGATAGGGGCAGCACTACTACTAGCTTTTTTCTCACCCCCCAGCAATTTCTTACTACAGgagaagcaaaagctccaatttggagCTTCCATTTTTGGGCACCAGAATCTCATTTTGGATCTCAATAAAAGAGCTCCAAACTactatatttgcaaaaaaaaaaaaaaaaaaaaggaagctgCTAGCCCATGGCACTTAGAGCTTACAGCAACCCACTGTAATGTGTCGTCAAGTGTTTTCTGAGTAGTGCAGTTAGGAGAAGCACTAATAACTGTTCCATTGAAATCCTTCCCAACAGCTGCTCTATGCGACAAAACAAGCAGGAGATCAGATTTGTAGCTTATGCTTTTGCGCCTCAAAATCCTCCTTATGCCTCTCACTATAGCAGGAGCtctaaactttttaattaacCAGAATGTTCAACAAGAGGAGGCTACAGATAAATGAAGAAGCAGAAGCTATTCCAAAAGCATACTTAGTCTAGTCATCAAACACACAAAACTATACCTGGGAGGCAGCACTTAGGTCTGAACTCTTTTCAACTAGGCTATCCAATCTCTCTCCTCGCGCGAGGACACTGTCGATGGTCTTGTGCTGCATAAGATCAAAAAATCATGAATACAATCCATAAGATAAACTTTGCATAACCATAAGTAGAAAATTTTCAGATGAAGACACCTAACAAACAGTAAACGACCTGATCCTATCCTACACAAACTCGTCTTGCGTCAATCTTCTAAACAACAATTACACggggaaaaagaaataagagaaatgTTTTCAAACCCACCACAAATCTGAAAAGAAATCATGTCCAACTTCAATCATTGAATATACACATATGAGCAAAAGGTGGATATGTTCTTCCatttagaacaaaaaaaagttcTCCGTTGTAATATTAAATGAATAAAAGGATACATGAAATAGTTAACTTACAAGGATAATTTTGGTTTCATCCAAGTCCCTCTGAATTTTCAGCAGCTTGTCAGCCTCAGCAGGATCCTGATAGAAAGGTAATGcatagagaagaaaaaataaacagcATTGACTCGCAATCTTAGATCACAATTAGAGGAaaagaaagggggaaaaaagaaaatatacatcCAGAGAATGAACAAACACACATCAAAAGCAGTAACTAACCAACAAACTTCCTAATCCAGAAGTTGTTGCTtaaaactgcaaaaaaaaagaagaaacaaacctGAAATTTCGTTAAAGCCTCAGTTAAATATGGCCATGGTTGAGTGGAATCTGTTTGAGCACTTCTCCACGATTCACCAAAAGTTTTTTGATATTCATCTAGTACCTTCAAAAATGTTTTCCATGTAAGCTTCATAATCATCCAGCCAGAGAAAAATGACAACGTaagtaaatcaaatttaattattacaaatgGCTATTTTGTCTCCACCACCCATCTACCACCAACAAGCAGCAAAGAATATTAATAACCCACCAAATGAATGCCAAATGTTGACAATTAATAACCAGCAGGTAAAGCTTAGATCTCAACTATTAAGTTCAAATTATTAGCAACTCACAGCATACAAAACCTCTCATTAGGTGCAAAATCAAGTGCCAGCTAAAGCTCTCTATTTAAAAGAGTAGGTTGAGCAAAAGATAAATTTCATTGTCATAGCAATGAAAAAGCTAGAGTTCCACTTCGCAAGGCATGaggaataaataaatcaatagcATTGGCAGTTCACTGGACAACTTGACAACAGATTTATACAAGAACAGGCAGCAGCTGAATATGAATAACCAACAGCCATGGAAGCATGATAAAATGATAAAACTGAGACCTAAAAGTCCAATCATGTATAAAAGTGACATCTTATGCATCTCAAGCCAAATAAATTACATCTAAACGGTGTATAAGAAAGCAAATTATGCGGCTGTTTTTGTATCACAATAAAATATCAGGCAGTTAATAAGATACATTTTCCCCATACGCAACCAATACTATTCAAATCCTCCTTCAAATTGAATAGAGCAAGGCTGTAAGCAATCTCCTGCAGAAACCAACAAGACAAGCAGTACTAAATGCTAAAAAGGATTACCCTATGTTTATAAAACAAGGATGACAAGAAATCTTACAATAAAATGCATTATGACAAGAACTTTATCAAATTTTGAGATGAACTGTTTTATCTACTTCTAAGAAAAGATATGCCTCAGTCACTGCAACAATAACTAAGCACAACAGAATATAAATGAAACCCTATCCGGCATATGATGGATCATTGATTGTATACCGTTGAGTCACAAATAGAGGACTGAACAACCAGATGTGCCATAGCAATATGTTTGCAGAAATGGATGAAGTGAAGACAGCATTAGAAAGAGAAATCCAATTACTTGAAATCACGAAACTCAAATTTCACCAGCTCTGACTAAACGACATTAATTCACCACTAATAAAACAACTTGAAGCTGATAAAGTCACCCGTGTCAGGTAATATTACCATCACAAAAATTACGAAAGGGACAAAAATGCATAATACCTTGTTTAGAAGAGAAAATGCACTTCGCACAGGATAATGATCGTCCATAAATGCCAAAGCACAAAGACCATTTTTATTGTAAGAGTGAACCTTGTATTCTATGGCAGGAGGGGAAAAAATAATGTCAGCATTTAGACCTTGAAATTTGTCCGATACATCAATGTTAATTACCACTCAAGATTATATACAGAAGATTAAAGGGGAGGAAAAATAAGAAACTTTGGGTAACTACTCAAACTAGCCTTTGGCAATTCTACTGGAACTACACCCGTTTTAGCACTATCATTTTCTCTACACTcatgtaattatatttttactccaCAAAATGTAGCTCTCTAATCTCTACACTGTAGCCATTACAAATCTTAGCCGTAtatcattcaaaatttaaagcaaAAGGATATTCCCTGACAGAGTTTGAATAATTTCAATCTTAGGCATACATCTTTAAAGCAAAAGGAGATTCCCTAACAGTTTGACTAATTTCAATCTTAGACCTACATCTATCCACATAGATTAGAAAATGTTTGGACAGAAGCCATCACAAGCTGTGAGCTAGAGGATTAGATCCTAGCCCCGTTATACATGGAATCGCATGTTACATATATAAACAAGATAGCTAAATCATGTCTCATTTCTTCATAATCAGCTCAATCCACTCATTCCGAAAGTCAAATTCTTTTATGATATTAATTGCCGACCATTGGTCTGGTTAGAATataaaagaaactaaaattGTGCGGACACAAAGTAATTTCTTAGTACCTACTGAACACCAACATTTTCTACTGTTCTCTACACTGCTATCTCCGAAGCATTACTACCTATCTTGTATTTAGACATCATTTCGTGTTGTTTATACAAAAAGAATGGGCACAAATACCCTCAAGATCAAGACCCCTATCTCATAATATACGAGAACTCACAGCCTCTTTCCAAATCAAGGTCAATAGCACAGTCACAAGACCCTCCAACTTCTTGAAAACTTTGCGCGAATAATTGACAAATTCCAGTTGTCGTATGTTTCTCCTAACTACTAATACATAATTTCAAACAAAACAATATCTGGAACTACGGATTACCTATGAATTAATTTCCTAATTCAAGTATTCTATACAAGTTTCACTGCCAAACGAATTATTCATATGTTCTTCCATTTTCATACCTTAAAAAAGATGGAATATGTAGTGATCATAAACGAATTTCGTACTTTTACATATTAATTATAGTTTTACCAAATTTTCTAAACTGTTGCAAAACTCCAAACATTTTGACCTTGCCAAATTCAACCCTAATGCCTACAACTTGTGAGATCAGATCAATCAAAAGATTCGATCTGCGTCGAATGGATCGAATCTAAGGGAGAATACCCTCGTGTTGAACGGATTGGCGTTGGCCGGGAGGGGTGCGCTTGGCGACGGTGCGGGCGACGAAGAGGATGAACTCCTTGGCGGCGGTGCGCTGGAAGTAGCCGAAGTGGCTCACGTCGGAGGCGTTGGCGAGCACCACCGGgtccggcgccgccgcggaggaggaagaggaatcGCCGGAGCATTTTAGGACGAGGAGCGATGTGATCTTCATGGCGATCGCAGGGGTTCgaggagaaaccctagaaattggGGAAAGGgggggaggggagaggaggaggagaggaagcgTTTTGTTTAGGCGAAGGGACGGGGAAAAGCGGTGAAAGGAAACGTGGaatggaataataataataataataataataataatagggatAATTATTTATATGCCCCTCAAAAcgtctaaaatattttatatatttttatttttttaataaattaattgcatacacgtccatacaaatatgatgaattgcagatatattcctgcaatACTCAACTTTTATAATTTGTCTCTG contains the following coding sequences:
- the LOC109725941 gene encoding VAMP-like protein YKT61, translated to MKITSLLVLKCSGDSSSSSAAAPDPVVLANASDVSHFGYFQRTAAKEFILFVARTVAKRTPPGQRQSVQHEEYKVHSYNKNGLCALAFMDDHYPVRSAFSLLNKVLDEYQKTFGESWRSAQTDSTQPWPYLTEALTKFQDPAEADKLLKIQRDLDETKIILHKTIDSVLARGERLDSLVEKSSDLSAASQMFYKQAKKTNSCCSIL